A single window of Salvia splendens isolate huo1 chromosome 8, SspV2, whole genome shotgun sequence DNA harbors:
- the LOC121745871 gene encoding uncharacterized protein LOC121745871 — MQSGGSSSSSRKRKSIEAFDVAIRDRVRREYLVKGPCQPIGNTYPKKKYDKGGRYAEDAFTKTGFNNWKNALEKFNQHVGAANSCHNNARIQFEAFQDQRHSVANVFRANTRKAEVAYRVRLTASLDMTSPRIQKELANACASEVTLAIVKDIGDRVFTILVDEARDVSLKEQMGVVLRYVNSEGYVIERFLGIVHVTDTCSHSLKNAIDALLSKHNLSLSRVRGQGYDGAQICEGVRVVKDSFNYISMIVNMVGASCKRKDQLRKLQHERLVAQLNDEEVTSGRGQNQETTLVVDLIIQEMNNRFSEASTDLLKCIACLDPRNSFSEFNEHQVIHIATLYPEDFSTSECLHLPRQVSNFIANVRCDPQFVALSDLGSFATASVERAFSAMKTIKTDLRNRMGDEWMNDNLVVYIEKDIFSTIDNEPILQRFRSMKTRRIQMTPL; from the exons ATGCAAAGTGGTggttcttcatcttcttcaa GAAAACGAAAGTCAATAGAGGCTTTTGATGTTGCTATTCGGGATAGAgtacggagagagtatttgGTTAAAGGTCCTTGCCAACCAATTGGGAATACATATCCGAAAAAGAAATATG ATAAAGGTGGTCGATATGCAGAAGATGCTTTTACAAAGACAGGCTTTAACAATTGGAAAAATGCACTAGAAAAATTCAATCAACATGTTGGGGCTGCAAATAGTTGTCACAATAATGCTCGAATTCAGTTTGAAGCTTTTCAAGATCAAAGGCACAGTGTGGCAAATGTATTTCGAGCAAATACTCGTAAGGCGGAAGTTGCATATCGTGTTCGGTTGACTGCTTCATTGGAT ATGACTTCTCCACGAATTCAAAAGGAATTAGCAAATGCTTGTGCTTCAGAAGTCACACTTGCCATAGTCAAAGATATTGGGGATAGAGTTTTCACTATCTTGGTTGATGAGGCTCGAGATGTTTCATTGAAGGAACAAATGGGTGTTGTTTTAAGATACGTGAATAGTGAAGGATATGTGATTGAGCGATTTCTTGGGATTGTACATGTAACTGACACTTGTTCTCATTCTTTGAAAAATGCGATTGATGCTTTATTATCGAAGCATAATTTATCTCTATCCAGAGTGAGAGGTCAAGGATACGATGGAGCTCAAATATGCGAG GGTGTTAGAGTTGTGAAGGATTCTTTTAACTATATCTCTATGATTGTGAATATGGTTGGGGCATCTTGTAAGAGAAAGGATCAACTTAGGAAGTTGCAACATGAAAGATTAGTTGCACAACTTAATGATGAAGAAGTGACTAGTGGAAGAGgtcaaaatcaagaaactacTTTG GTTGTTGATTTAATTATACAAGAGATGAATAATCGGTTTTCTGAAGCTAGCACCGACTTGCTAAAATGCATAGCGTGTCTTGATCCAAGAAATTCTTTCTCTGAATTCAATGAGCATCAAGTCATTCATATTGCTACTTTATATCCCGAGGACTTCTCTACGAGCGAATGTTTACATCTTCCACGGCAAGTTAGTAATTTTATTGCTAATGTGCGGTGTGATCCTCAATTTGTTGCGCTTAGTGATTTGGGAAGTTTTGCTACGGCTTCTGTTGAGAGAGCATTTTCTGCAATGAAGACTATCAAGACTGATTTACGAAATCGAATGGGAGACGAGTGGATGAATGACAATCTAGTTGTGTACATTGAGAAGGATATTTTTTCAACAATTGATAACGAGCCGATCCTGCAGCGTTTTCGATCGATGAAAACACGTAGAATTCAGATGACGCCGCTTTAG